One genomic region from Yamadazyma tenuis chromosome 4, complete sequence encodes:
- the PRE8 gene encoding Proteasome subunit alpha type-2 (MEROPS:MER0004996; EggNog:ENOG503NTZH; BUSCO:EOG092645G0; COG:O) — translation MADRYSFSLTTFSPSGKLVQIEYALNAVKQGVTTIGIKSADGVVLATERKVNSNLSKKDTNSKVELITPDIGMSYSGMGPDFRVLVDKARKLAHTNYKRVYNEYPPVKILVQEIAKVMQESTQSGGIRPFGVSLLVGGYDSQTDGFQLYQVDPSGSYFPWKATAIGKTSVSAKTFLEKRWNENLELEDAIHVALLALKESVDGELTGDNLDIAIISGPQEELLGFKGTDIPGPRFKKLTTEEINDRLDSL, via the exons ATGGCTGATAGGTATTCATTCTCGTTAACCACTTTTTCTCCAAG TGGTAAATTagttcaaattgaataTGCGTTAAACGCTGTCAAGCAAGGGGTGACAACCATAGGTATAAAATCTGCTGATGGAGTAGTGTTGGCCACCGAAAGGAAAGTTAACTCAAATCTTTCGAAGAAAGATACAAACTCCAAAGTAGAATTGATTACTCCAGACATTGGTATGTCATACTCAGGAATGGGTCCAGATTTCCGGGTGCTTGTTGATAAGGCCCGTAAGTTGGCTCATACAAACTATAAGAGAGTCTACAATGAGTATCCTCCAGTGAAAATTTTGGTTCAAGAGATTGCCAAAGTTATGCAAGAATCTACGCAATCAGGAGGTATAAGACCTTTTGGTGTTTCCTTGTTAGTGGGAGGTTACGATTCTCAGACAGATGGTTTCCAATTGTATCAGGTTGATCCATCTGGAAGTTATTTCCCATGGAAGGCCACTGCTATTGGCAAGACTTCTGTATCTGCGAAGAcctttttggaaaagagaTGGAATGAAAACTTGGAGCTCGAAGATGCTATTCATGTGGCtttgttggccttgaaaGAATCTGTGGATGGAGAGTTGACGGGTGACAATTTGGATATAGCCATTATAAGTGGtcctcaagaagaattattAGGATTCAAGGGAACTGACATTCCCGGTCCAAGATTCAAGAAATTAACCacagaagaaatcaatgacAGATTAGATTCCTTGTAG
- the ALO1 gene encoding D-arabinono-1,4-lactone oxidase (EggNog:ENOG503NV4C; COG:C; BUSCO:EOG092624X0), with the protein MSSINVPNSLRGFLSSKAIHKTWAGTFTCKPQAIFQPSNINEIKELVNQARINHKTIMTVGSGHSPSDMTMTTEWLCNLDRFDSIISKEPYYGPVNGNTKEKEVKFVDLTVEAGCHIYQLNEYLKENELAIQNLGSISDQSIAGIISTGTHGSSQYHGLVSQQVVSLNLMNSEGELVKCSSLENPEVFRAALLSLGKVGIITHVTLRAVPKYTIKSKQEIIKFSTLLNNWDNIWLDSEFIRIWWFPYSGSCVCWRASKSDEPLSAPRDSWYGTFFGRFFYQSLLFVSVHLFPRLTPYVEKFVFKQQYGNVETLGSGDIAVQNSVEGLNMDCLFSQFVDEWGLPLSNGPEVLTKLDAIIKNAASKGDYFVHAPIEVRCSNTTSSEKPFIDDEGNDSLYPSQSWLAKRTILSEGPINGNNLRPYLDNTPRDLKYVSQDEITNDQLTLYLNATMYRPFHTDVDTRQWFKDFEDIVREASGKPHWAKNFVGLEHNNVPDNDLQSQLNFGGKAHYSMIGFNSVMSNWFGENLENFNQVRKSTDRHGVFLSGKNWAIRNGIITE; encoded by the coding sequence ATGTCTTCCATTAATGTACCAAACTCATTGAGAGGCTTCCTAAGCTCCAAAGCTATCCATAAAACATGGGCTGGTACATTTACATGTAAGCCCCAAGCGATTTTCCAGCCGTCcaatatcaatgaaatcaaagaattaGTCAATCAGGCCCgaatcaaccacaaaactATCATGACTGTCGGTTCAGGCCATTCTCCAAGTGACATGACCATGACAACCGAATGGTTGTGCAACTTGGATAGATTTGATTCTATCATTTCCAAAGAACCTTACTATGGACCCGTCAACGGTAATaccaaagagaaagaggttaagtttgtggacttgACGGTTGAAGCTGGATGCCATATTTATCAATTGAATGAatatttgaaagaaaatGAGTTGGCAATCCAAAACTTGGGATCCATTTCTGACCAGTCGATTGCTGGTATCATTTCAACCGGAACTCATGGCTCATCCCAGTATCATGGGTTGGTTTCTCAGCAGGTTGTTAGCTtaaacttgatgaactctGAAGGTGAATTGGTCAAGTGTTCATCGCTCGAAAACCCTGAGGTATTCAGGGCCGCTTTGTTATCACTTGGTAAAGTTGGTATTATCACACATGTTACGTTGAGAGCAGTTCCCAAGTACACTATTAAGTCCAAACAAGAGATTATTAAGTTCTCCACTTTATTGAATAACTGGGATAATATTTGGTTGGACTCTGAGTTTATTAGAATCTGGTGGTTCCCTTATTCGGGTAGTTGTGTTTGCTGGAGAGCTTCTAAGTCTGATGAACCATTGAGTGCTCCTAGAGATAGTTGGTACGGAaccttctttggaagattcTTCTACCAGAGTTTGTTATTTGTGTCTGTTCACCTTTTTCCCAGATTGACTCCATACGTTGAAAAGTTCGTTTTCAAGCAGCAATATGGTAATGTTGAGACTCTTGGTAGTGGGGATATTGCCGTTCAAAACTCTGTGGAAGGTTTGAACATGGACTGTTTGTTTTCTcaatttgtggatgaatGGGGTTTACCATTATCCAACGGACCTGAAGTCTTGACCAAATTGGACGCTATCATTAAAAATGCTGCTTCAAAGGGTGACTATTTTGTGCATGCCCCAATTGAAGTTCGTTGCTCAAACACTACCCTGTCGGAGAAGCCTTTCATAGATGATGAAGGTAATGACTCCTTGTACCCTTCTCAATCATGGTTAGCCAAAAGAACTATTTTAAGTGAAGGACCGATCAATGGAAACAACTTGAGACCTTATTTGGACAACACTCCAAGAGATTTGAAGTATGTTTCACAAGATGAAATTACAAATGACCAATTGACCTTATATCTCAATGCTACTATGTACAGACCTTTCCACACTGACGTGGACACTAGACAATGGTTTaaggactttgaagacattgtTCGTGAAGCCTCTGGTAAACCCCATTGGGCTAAGAACTTTGTTGGGTTGGAGCATAACAATGTACCTGATAACGACTTGCAATCTCAGTTAaattttggtggtaaagCCCATTACCTGATGATTGGTTTCAACTCAGTGATGTCTAACTGGTTCGGCGAGAATTTGGAGAATTTCAACCAAGTCAGAAAGTCTACCGACCGTCATGGTGTCTTTTTGTCTGGTAAGAACTGGGCTATTAGAAACGGTATCATAACTGAGTAA
- a CDS encoding uncharacterized protein (BUSCO:EOG09261UPM; COG:S; EggNog:ENOG503NWER): protein MAKKTRQTGKSKAKRSNQKILNAFEIAERQENGSDSDGNSGDDDYRVQDGVLDASKFLNNAKKEDFSDDEIDSDEALGSDDDYDILNSKFSQSIRDKEKKLKSRAQRRRRGEKVESESDESDDGYSSIDEDQLVGLSEAWDMDDKDLAKSKMLAADKDVVLDDAWESASSEESESDDESGSESESEEDIFGDDSGNEVDLSNTLTHLKSQLKMLPKERKKLISETIIENEFSLPTNGNKLSINDMISAVDTSVSKDAILIDNEESSGSKALDTPLPVNIQQKHERRAAYEITKEEVSKWEDTVQQNRQAEVLKFPLNPTIKHNDTATTFRSTNDPTTDLEKKIHSVLTESALTDDKKEATFEELAVAKMSPEEMKERTNELRLMRELMFREETRARRIKKIKSKTFRKIKKKERLRDQDLVEGSDESDKEDHDRKRAEERMNLKHKTQSKWAKSLIKSGLSKDSSNREELEEMLRQGERLRTKQLGYEDGDQSDNNASDIERDYEEEETISNTSRAKLGKGVLAMDFMKAAEERHRQENLQEIEMLKKLENGEDLQQFSEDVNSINVIKNQGRRVYNPTAADGDINAVNKRARQEIEDDESSNLLNKLSKKAAIVINKPEETRAHETEPQEEANPWLIAGDTKRSSKVRVVDKDSSKQEKTLNKMKKKSVKSKIGENLEIDVGETLGFELDNSDDDERETFKQLDLIKDAFAGDNVVTEFQREKKRVVKDEDDKEEDVSLPGWGDWAGGKKQKKRKIVKKINGVVQKDNRRDKNMKNVIINEKMNKKNLKYQSADVPYPYESREQYERALRMPIGQEWTSRETHQRMTMPRVITKQGTVIDPLKAPFK from the coding sequence ATGGCTAAAAAGACCAGACAAACTGGAAAGAGTAAAGCAAAGAGAAGCAACCAGAAGATATTAAATGCTTTTGAAATTGCTGAACGACAAGAAAATGGGTCGGACTCCGACGGGAATTCGGGCGACGATGACTACAGAGTTCAAGATGGGGTATTGGATGCCAGtaaattcttgaacaatgcTAAGAAAGAAGACTTTTCCGACGACGAAATCGACTCAGACGAAGCTTTGGGGTCTGACGATGACTACGATATTTTGAACTCGAAATTTTCACAGTCCATAAGAGATAAAGAGAAAAAACTCAAACTGAGGGcacaaagaagaagaagaggtgAAAAGGTAGAAAGTGAATCAGACGAGAGTGACGACGGTTACTCGAGTATCGACGAGGATCAGCTCGTGGGTTTATCCGAAGCATGGGATATGGATGACAAggacttggccaaatccAAGATGTTGGCGGCTGATAAAGATGTAGTTCTAGATGATGCCTGGGAATCCGCTTCATCTGAAGAGTCTGAGAGCGACGATGAAAGTGGGAGTGAAAgtgaaagtgaagaagatataTTTGGTGACGATTCAGGAaatgaagttgatcttTCTAATACCCTTACTCATTTAAAGTCtcagttgaagatgttacCCAAGGAAAGGAAAAAGTTAATAAGTGAAACCATAATTGAGAATGAGTTCAGTCTTCCCACCAATGGGAACAAGTTATCCATCAATGACATGATTTCTGCTGTTGATACTTCAGTCTCCAAAGATGCTATTTTGATAGACAATGAAGAAAGCTCCGGATCAAAGGCATTGGATACGCCGTTGCCAGTCAACATTCAACAAAAGCATGAGAGAAGAGCGGCGTACGAAATCACAAAGGAAGAGGTTAGTAAATGGGAAGATACCGTTCAGCAGAACCGTCAAGCTGAAGTCTTGAAGTTCCCCTTGAATCCTACCATCAAGCATAACGACACTGCTACTACCTTCAGATCTACGAATGATCCAACAactgacttggaaaagaaaatCCACAGTGTTTTGACCGAATCTGCCTTGACTGATGATAAGAAAGAAGCTACGTTTGAAGAGCTTGCTGTGGCAAAGATGTCTCCTGAAGAAATGAAGGAACGTACAAACGAACTAAGGTTAATGAGAGAATTAATGTTCCGGGAAGAAACTCGAGCCAGAAGAATCAAAAAAATTAAGTCCAAGACCTTCCGTAAaataaagaagaaggaaagaTTGAGAGATCaagatttggttgaagGATCAGACGAGTCCGATAAAGAAGATCATGATAGAAAGAGAGCAGAGGAAAGAATGAACTTAAAGCATAAAACCCAATCCAAGTGGGCAAAGTCTTTGATTAAGAGTGGGTTAAGTAAAGATTCTTCCAACAGAGAAGAGTTAGAGGAAATGTTAAGACAAGGAGAAAGATTGAGGACCAAACAGTTGGGATATGAAGATGGTGATCAAAGTGATAATAATGCATCTGATATTGAAAGGGActatgaagaagaagaaaccatcagTAACACTTCAAGAGCCAAGTTGGGCAAGGGTGTTTTGGCCATGGATTTCATGAAAGCTGCTGAGGAACGTCACAGGCAAGAGAACTTACAGGAAATCgaaatgttgaagaagttggaaaatgGTGAAGACTTGCAACAATTCTCTGAAGATGTGAATTCAATCAATGTGATCAAAAACCAAGGTAGAAGAGTCTACAATCCTACTGCCGCTGATGGAGACATCAATGCAGTTAATAAAAGGGCCAGacaagagattgaagatgatgaatcttctaatttgttgaacaagcttTCCAAGAAAGCAGCAATTGTCATCAATAAGCCAGAGGAAACCAGAGCACACGAAACAGAACCACAAGAAGAGGCTAATCCTTGGCTTATCGCCGGTGACACAAAGAGGTCGTCTAAGGTACGTGTTGTGGACAAGGACTCATCTAAGCAGGAGAAGACTCTCAataagatgaagaaaaaatcGGTGAAGTCAAAGATCGGcgaaaacttggaaataGATGTAGGAGAAACATTGGGCTTTGAATTGGATAACTcagatgacgatgaaagAGAGACGTTCAAACAACTAGATCTAATCAAAGACGCATTTGCGGGGGATAATGTAGTCACCGAGTTTCAACGTGAAAAGAAGAGGGTTGtgaaagatgaagatgataaagaagaagatgtttcATTGCCGGGTTGGGGAGACTGGGCCGGCggaaagaagcagaagaagagaaagattgtcaaaaaaatcaatgggGTTGTTCAAAAGGATAATAGACGTGATAAAAACATGAAGAACGTCATTATCAACGAAaagatgaacaagaagaacttgaaataCCAATCTGCTGATGTTCCATATCCTTATGAATCTAGAGAGCAATATGAAAGAGCTCTTAGAATGCCTATTGGACAAGAATGGACCAGCAGAGAAACCCATCAAAGAATGACCATGCCAAGAGTGATCACCAAACAAGGTACTGTAATAGATCCATTGAAGGCTCCTTTCAAGTGA